A stretch of the Ostrea edulis chromosome 9, xbOstEdul1.1, whole genome shotgun sequence genome encodes the following:
- the LOC125658294 gene encoding uncharacterized protein LOC125658294 — translation MIVMRTLADVQFWYISYGLQGVCIQSVHIGDLLKIEMKIAIVLVLCLAAGSQASFLDDLKNAFSNVGSALTTTVHAVGDQAKVVGQNLLSTAAEQGKQLASQALQSLLMGTMNALSSPSTTDSTKRSLSELLQQAKPLTDAAKQVVEQKMDNLNGVYTEALNQLKALSSQLTHLPASEIMQKVDQVVAAHHSVANKLQAELVSELTQIFGKALALHPGAKRNGFTDALGQVGQSLSSFFQPHVQALQQLVGGVGDTVKQTANAFHTALTTGAHGQAVSQSSAALVQHGQNALSALKDAVTDVLQQTLTNMQPHLVNLLSHGAQALTETLTHTSGTNAEVPANPQ, via the exons ATGATCGTGATGAGAACTTTAGCagatgtacaattttggtatataaGCTACGGATTACAGGGGGTCTGCATACAGTCGGTTCATATAGGAGATTTACTGAAAAT AGAAATGAAGATTGCGATAGTCTTAGTCTTGTGCTTGGCTGCTGGCAGCCAGGCAAGCTTCCTCGATGATTTGAAGAATGCTTTTAGCAATGTTGGTTCAGCTTTGACCACCACTGTTCATGCTGTTGGTGACCAAGCTAAGGTTGTTGGACAAAATCTCCTAAGTACTGCAGCTGAACAAGGAAAGCAGCTTGCCTCCCAAGCTCTACAAA GTCTTCTGATGGGAACCATGAATGCTCTCAGTTCTCCCTCCACTACGGATAGTACCAAGAGATCCCTGTC TGAACTCCTCCAGCAGGCCAAACCTCTGACTGATGCAGCCAAACAGGTCGTTGAACAAAAAATGGACAACCTGAATGGAGTTTACACCGAGGCTCTGAACCAGCTCAAAGCTCTCTCTTCCCAGCTCACCCACCTCCCCGCCTCTGAAATAATGCAAAAAGTCGACCAAGTTGTCG CTGCCCACCATAGTGTCGCCAACAAACTCCAAGCCGAGCTTGTGTCTGAGCTTACTCAAATCTTCGGAAAGGCTCTTGCTCTCCACCCTGGCGCTAAACGAAACGGCTTCACCGACGCCCTGGGACAAGTTGGACAGAGTCTCTCCAGCTTCTTCCAGCCCCATGTACAGGCTCTTCAACAG TTAGTCGGCGGAGTTGGTGACACCGTGAAACAGACCGCCAATGCTTTCCACACCGCTTTGACCACTGGTGCTCACGGACAGGCTGTTTCACAGTCTTCAGCTGCACTCGTCCAGCACGGACAAAATGCTCTTTCTGCCCTCAAGGATGCCGTCACTGATGTCCTTC AACAAACTCTGACTAATATGCAGCCACACCTTGTTAACCTTCTCAGTCACGGTGCCCAGGCTCTCACAGAGACTCTTACTCATACAAGCGGAACCAACGCTGAAGTTCCTGCCAACCCACAATAA
- the LOC125658292 gene encoding uncharacterized protein LOC125658292, whose translation MKCFEIWMTIHICISLSVVTGKPTREKAGPCANAEDPMACLHGMLMHGDDHQGDTHKAEDQYLRFKPVLRTGSPDKAGPQDAEQTFHASMMHNGEDPEHAHKTAVTKPQTTGKLGPQDADNAFHGVMMHGDDQLGHKHAKEHQNSQTSTTREGQKAKPMDAEQLMHGILMHGDAKVENHHVHDNPNENQPNETPGPVDLEEKMHMLMHKDGEVHLHHKKEDKKPAERTGPHDQEDLIHQLMHNGENLIHNILDQNKPFKFNIVEIMKLEIDADILKSVGLDKMKKEDEADYQNWQKKQNTDDIQGETMAYISDSVVPDVELMKRRYMNLGEEDEQESQQNADSRNKEISPEEVLANLDLEHGAADHVGDDIQHDLELIGNTAPINSRHKVFMNRQN comes from the exons ATGAAGTGTTTTGAGATATGGATGACGATACATATCTGTATCAGTCTCTCCGTTGTCACTGGGAAACCCACTAGAG AGAAAGCAGGGCCATGTGCAAATGCAGAAGATCCCATGGCATGCCTTCATGGAATGTTAATGCACGGGGACGACCATCAGGGAGACACACACAAAGCGGAGGACCAGTATCTACGCTTTAAGCCGGTTCTACGAACCGGAAGTCCCGATAAAGCGGGCCCTCAGGATGCTGAACAGACCTTTCATGCCTCCATGATGCATAATGGCGAAGACCCGGAACATGCACATAAAACTGCTGTCACAAAACCACAGACTACGGGAAAGTTGGGACCTCAAGATGCTGACAATGCTTTTCATGGAGTGATGATGCATGGAGATGATCAGTTGGGACACAAACATGCCAAAGAGCACCAAAATTCACAAACATCCACAACTAGAGAGGGCCAGAAAGCTAAACCTATGGATGCTGAACAACTGATGCACGGAATTCTTATGCATGGAGATGCAAAAGTTGAAAACCACCACGTACATGACAATCCAAATGAAAACCAGCCAAATGAAACTCCCGGTCCAGTTGATCTTGAAGAGAAAATGCATATGTTAATGCATAAGGATGGAGAAGTACACTTACATCATAAGAAAGAAGACAAGAAACCTGCTGAACGAACTGGTCCACACGACCAAGAAGATCTCATTCATCAACTGATGCACAACGGTGAAAATCTTATCCACAACATCTTGGATCAAAACAAACCATTCAAATTCAACATTGTCGAAATTATGAAGCTAGAAATAGATGCAGATATTCTGAAATCAGTAGGATTggacaaaatgaaaaaagaggATGAAGCAGACTATCAGAATTGGCAGAAGAAACAGAATACCGATGATATTCAAGGTGAAACTATGGCTTACATATCAGACTCCGTAGTGCCCGATGTTGAACTTATGAAACGACGGTATATGAACCTTGGTGAGGAAGACGAGCAGGAATCACAACAAAACGCAGACAGCAGAAACAAAGAGATCTCCCCAGAGGAGGTACTGGCTAACCTCGATCTGGAACATGGTGCGGCAGATCACGTGGGCGATGACATTCAGCACGACCTTGAACTCATAGGCAATACTGCGCCTATCAATTCTCGACACAAAGTATTTATGAACAGGCAGAACTAA